Proteins encoded in a region of the Sulfurimonas marina genome:
- the gpmI gene encoding 2,3-bisphosphoglycerate-independent phosphoglycerate mutase, with product MSKKAVLVITDGIGYCAKTESNAFYHANKPTYDKLFENTPHSLIDTFGLSVGLPEGQMGNSEVGHMTIGSGRILYQDLVKISLALEEQTLEHNEELVNLLGTSNRLHLIGLMSDGGVHSHIDHFMGIADIAAKAGKKVFLHLITDGRDVSPTSANKYLKIVNEHLNDNISIATISGRFYSMDRDNRWERVKRGYDAIVHAEPKTSMNPEAYVGHSYSLGETDEFMEPTAFEGYEGMEEGDAVLTINFRSDRMREMVTALASNEFSEFERKAININLATITEYDKSFTYPVLFKKEAPKNTLAEVISNNNLRQLHTAETEKYAHVTFFLNGGIDEPYANETRVLIPSPNVKTYDMKPEMSAREVGEAVLKAMDEEYDFIVVNFANGDMVGHTGDFDAAVKAVEAVDAELGKIFTKAKDKEYAFVLTSDHGNCEEMKDDEGNILTNHTVGKVWCFVEAEGVSKVESGGLNNIAPTVLKLMELEVPAEMDHSLV from the coding sequence CAGTTTTAGTGATTACAGATGGGATTGGCTACTGTGCAAAAACAGAGAGTAATGCATTTTATCACGCAAATAAACCTACATATGACAAACTTTTTGAAAACACTCCCCACTCTTTAATCGATACGTTTGGGTTAAGTGTTGGTTTACCTGAAGGTCAGATGGGGAACTCTGAAGTTGGACATATGACTATCGGAAGCGGAAGAATTTTATACCAAGATTTGGTAAAGATCTCTTTGGCTTTAGAAGAACAAACTTTAGAGCACAACGAAGAGTTGGTAAATCTTCTTGGAACTTCTAACAGATTACATTTAATAGGGCTTATGAGTGACGGTGGTGTACACTCTCATATCGATCACTTTATGGGAATAGCAGATATTGCGGCTAAAGCAGGGAAAAAAGTATTTTTACACCTTATTACAGACGGTAGAGACGTATCTCCTACATCGGCAAATAAATATCTTAAAATCGTGAATGAACATCTGAACGATAATATCTCTATCGCAACTATCTCTGGACGTTTTTACTCAATGGACAGAGATAACAGATGGGAAAGAGTTAAGCGCGGATACGATGCAATCGTACATGCTGAACCGAAAACTTCAATGAACCCTGAAGCGTATGTTGGACACTCGTACTCATTAGGTGAAACAGATGAGTTTATGGAACCGACTGCTTTTGAAGGTTACGAAGGTATGGAAGAGGGTGATGCTGTTCTTACTATCAACTTTAGAAGTGATAGAATGCGTGAAATGGTAACTGCTCTTGCTTCAAATGAGTTTAGCGAATTTGAAAGAAAAGCTATCAATATTAATCTAGCTACGATTACAGAATATGATAAAAGTTTTACTTATCCTGTACTTTTCAAAAAAGAAGCACCGAAAAATACTTTGGCAGAAGTGATTAGTAACAATAACCTTCGTCAACTACATACGGCAGAAACAGAAAAATATGCACACGTGACATTTTTCCTAAACGGTGGAATCGATGAACCGTACGCAAACGAAACTCGTGTCTTAATTCCATCACCAAACGTAAAAACGTATGATATGAAACCTGAGATGAGCGCACGTGAAGTGGGTGAAGCAGTTCTCAAAGCAATGGATGAAGAGTACGACTTTATCGTAGTAAACTTTGCAAACGGTGACATGGTTGGACATACGGGAGATTTCGATGCTGCTGTTAAAGCTGTTGAAGCAGTTGATGCTGAACTTGGCAAAATCTTTACAAAAGCAAAAGATAAAGAGTATGCATTTGTACTGACATCTGATCATGGAAACTGTGAAGAGATGAAAGATGATGAAGGAAATATTCTTACAAACCACACAGTTGGAAAAGTTTGGTGTTTCGTTGAAGCAGAAGGTGTAAGTAAAGTTGAATCTGGCGGTTTAAATAACATCGCACCGACTGTTTTAAAACTGATGGAGCTTGAAGTTCCGGCAGAGATGGACCATTCACTAGTTTAA